A part of Pectinatus sottacetonis genomic DNA contains:
- a CDS encoding exonuclease SbcCD subunit D, giving the protein MKFVHLGDLHIGKRVNGFSMLEDQKYVLEQILKFLENNKQDAVFIAGDIYDTQLPSIEAVRLFDKFLTKLSNLGTNIFIISGNHDSADRLAFAADLLSQSRVYISPVFNGNITATKMKDAYGYINIYMLPFIKPIHVKKIWPEEDIQTYDDAVKTVISKMSINPDERNVIIAHQFVTGAKTSDSEEISVGGIDNVSAENFLSFDYAALGHIHRSQSIGRKTIRYAGAPLKYSFSEYNNDKVITCVEIKAKGTAINISQKKLHPLRDMRKLRGQYMDLTLKSNYEGTRVDDYLAITLTDENEIPDVIGKLRTIYPNIMKIDYDNTRTRTANMVDIDYKTLQKSPIDMLNDFYLLQNNRSFSQQQYDFVESIIEEIWEEE; this is encoded by the coding sequence TTTACATATAGGTAAAAGGGTTAATGGTTTTTCAATGCTGGAAGACCAAAAATATGTACTGGAGCAAATTCTAAAATTTTTGGAAAATAATAAACAAGATGCTGTTTTTATTGCTGGAGATATATATGATACACAGCTCCCTTCAATAGAAGCTGTACGGTTGTTCGACAAATTTTTGACGAAGTTGTCAAATCTGGGAACAAATATATTTATTATTAGTGGGAATCATGATTCAGCAGATAGACTGGCATTTGCAGCCGACCTGTTAAGCCAGAGCAGAGTGTATATTTCACCGGTATTTAATGGCAATATAACCGCTACAAAGATGAAAGATGCATATGGATATATAAATATATATATGCTCCCCTTTATAAAACCTATTCACGTAAAAAAGATATGGCCGGAAGAAGATATACAAACATATGATGATGCAGTAAAAACTGTAATCTCTAAGATGTCAATTAATCCTGATGAACGCAATGTTATAATAGCACATCAATTTGTCACTGGGGCGAAGACCAGCGATTCTGAAGAGATAAGTGTAGGAGGAATCGACAATGTATCAGCAGAAAATTTTCTGTCATTTGATTATGCAGCATTAGGGCATATTCATCGTTCGCAGTCTATAGGCAGAAAAACTATAAGATATGCAGGGGCTCCGTTAAAATATTCTTTCTCTGAATATAATAATGATAAAGTAATTACATGCGTTGAAATAAAAGCGAAAGGAACAGCTATTAATATCAGTCAGAAAAAATTGCACCCATTGCGTGACATGAGAAAACTACGCGGACAATATATGGATTTAACATTAAAATCTAATTATGAAGGAACAAGGGTTGATGATTATTTAGCGATAACATTGACTGATGAGAATGAGATTCCTGATGTTATAGGAAAACTAAGAACAATATATCCTAATATTATGAAAATAGATTATGACAATACAAGAACGCGAACAGCTAATATGGTTGATATAGATTATAAGACATTGCAAAAGAGCCCCATAGATATGTTGAATGATTTCTATTTATTACAGAATAATAGATCTTTCAGTCAGCAGCAGTATGATTTTGTAGAAAGTATAATTGAGGAAATTTGGGAGGAAGAATGA